Proteins encoded together in one Oenanthe melanoleuca isolate GR-GAL-2019-014 chromosome 7, OMel1.0, whole genome shotgun sequence window:
- the BZW1 gene encoding eIF5-mimic protein 2 isoform X1 yields MNNQKPQKPTLSGQRFKTRKRDEKERFDPTQFQDCIIQGLTETGTDLEAVAKFLDASGAKLDYRRYAETLFDILVAGGMLAPGGTLADDMTRTNVCVFAAQEDLETMQAFAQVFNKLIRRYKYLEKGFEDEVKKLLLFLKGFSESERNKLAMLTGILLANGTLNASILNSLYNENLVKEGVSAAFAVKLFKSWINEKDINAVAVSLRKVNMDNRLMELFPANKQSVEHFSKYFTEAGLKELSEYVRNQQSIGARKELQKELQEQMSRGDPFKDIILYVKEEMKKNNISEQTVVAIIWSSVMSTVEWNKKEELVAEQAIKHLKQYSPLLAAFTTQGQSELTLLLKIQEYCYDNIHFMKAFQKIVVLFYKAEVLSEEPILKWYKDAHLAKGKSVFLEQMKKFVEWLKNAEEESESEAEEGD; encoded by the exons ATGAATAATCAAAAGCCGCAGAAGCCGACACTATCGGGCCAGCGttttaaaaccaggaaaagaG ATGAAAAAGAGAGGTTTGACCCTACTCAGTTCCAGGACTGTATTATTCAAGGTTTAACTGAAACTGGCACTGACTTGGAGGCAGTAGCAAAGTTTCTTGATGCTTCTGGTGCAAAACTTGATTATCGCCGCTATGCAGAAACACTTTTTGACATCCTGGTGGCCGGTGGAATGCTGG ccccaggcgGGACCCTGGCAGACGACATGACACGCACAAACGtctgtgtgtttgcagcacAGGAAGACCTAGAAACCATGCAAGCATTTGCTCAG GTTTTTAACAAGCTAATCAGGCGTTACAAATATCTGGAGAAAGGCTTTGAAGATGAAGTCAAAAAG TTGCTGCTGTTCCTGAAAGGGTTCTCAGAATCTGAGCGGAACAAACTGGCCATGCTGACGGGTATTCTGCTTGCCAACGGGACACTCAATGCATCAATTCTCAACAGTCTCTACAATGAGAACTTGGTTAAAGAAG gtgtttctgcagcttttgcagTCAAGCTGTTCAAATCATGGATAAATGAGAAAGATATCAATGCAGTGGCTGTCAGTCTTCGCAAAGTAAACATGGACAACAGGCTCATG GAACTCTTCCCAGCCAACAAACAAAGTGTTGAACACTTCTCCAAGTACTTCACTGAAGCAGGACTAAAGGAACTCTCCGAGTATGTTCGGAACCAGCAATCCATAGGAGCTcggaaggagctgcagaaagagctgcaggagcagatgtCACGGGGAGATCCATTCAAGGAT ATCATCTTGTACGTGAAGGAggagatgaagaaaaacaacatcTCAGAACAGACTGTGGTAGCGATAATCTGGTCAAGTGTAATGAGCACAGTGGAGTGGAACAAAAAGGAGGAGCTGGTAGCAGAGCAAGCCATCAAGCATTTGAAG CAATACAGTCCTCTACTTGCTGCCTTCACCACCCAAGGTCAGTCTGAGCTGACTCTTCTGTTGAAGATTCAGGAGTATTGTTATGACAACATTCACTTCATGAAGGCCTTTCAGAAAATAGTGGTGCTCTTCTACAAAG CTGAAGTTCTGAGTGAAGAACCCATCCTCAAGTGGTATAAAGATGCACATCTTGCAAAAGGAAAGAGCGTTTTTCTGGAGCAGATGAAGAAGTTTGTTGAATGGCTCAAGAATGCTGAAGAAG AGTCGGAGTCTGAAGCTGAAGAGGGTGACTGA
- the BZW1 gene encoding eIF5-mimic protein 2 isoform X2, giving the protein MLLVQNLIIAAMQKHFLTSWWPVECWPQVFNKLIRRYKYLEKGFEDEVKKLLLFLKGFSESERNKLAMLTGILLANGTLNASILNSLYNENLVKEGVSAAFAVKLFKSWINEKDINAVAVSLRKVNMDNRLMELFPANKQSVEHFSKYFTEAGLKELSEYVRNQQSIGARKELQKELQEQMSRGDPFKDIILYVKEEMKKNNISEQTVVAIIWSSVMSTVEWNKKEELVAEQAIKHLKQYSPLLAAFTTQGQSELTLLLKIQEYCYDNIHFMKAFQKIVVLFYKAEVLSEEPILKWYKDAHLAKGKSVFLEQMKKFVEWLKNAEEESESEAEEGD; this is encoded by the exons ATGCTTCTGGTGCAAAACTTGATTATCGCCGCTATGCAGAAACACTTTTTGACATCCTGGTGGCCGGTGGAATGCTGG ccccag GTTTTTAACAAGCTAATCAGGCGTTACAAATATCTGGAGAAAGGCTTTGAAGATGAAGTCAAAAAG TTGCTGCTGTTCCTGAAAGGGTTCTCAGAATCTGAGCGGAACAAACTGGCCATGCTGACGGGTATTCTGCTTGCCAACGGGACACTCAATGCATCAATTCTCAACAGTCTCTACAATGAGAACTTGGTTAAAGAAG gtgtttctgcagcttttgcagTCAAGCTGTTCAAATCATGGATAAATGAGAAAGATATCAATGCAGTGGCTGTCAGTCTTCGCAAAGTAAACATGGACAACAGGCTCATG GAACTCTTCCCAGCCAACAAACAAAGTGTTGAACACTTCTCCAAGTACTTCACTGAAGCAGGACTAAAGGAACTCTCCGAGTATGTTCGGAACCAGCAATCCATAGGAGCTcggaaggagctgcagaaagagctgcaggagcagatgtCACGGGGAGATCCATTCAAGGAT ATCATCTTGTACGTGAAGGAggagatgaagaaaaacaacatcTCAGAACAGACTGTGGTAGCGATAATCTGGTCAAGTGTAATGAGCACAGTGGAGTGGAACAAAAAGGAGGAGCTGGTAGCAGAGCAAGCCATCAAGCATTTGAAG CAATACAGTCCTCTACTTGCTGCCTTCACCACCCAAGGTCAGTCTGAGCTGACTCTTCTGTTGAAGATTCAGGAGTATTGTTATGACAACATTCACTTCATGAAGGCCTTTCAGAAAATAGTGGTGCTCTTCTACAAAG CTGAAGTTCTGAGTGAAGAACCCATCCTCAAGTGGTATAAAGATGCACATCTTGCAAAAGGAAAGAGCGTTTTTCTGGAGCAGATGAAGAAGTTTGTTGAATGGCTCAAGAATGCTGAAGAAG AGTCGGAGTCTGAAGCTGAAGAGGGTGACTGA
- the PPIL3 gene encoding peptidyl-prolyl cis-trans isomerase-like 3, whose amino-acid sequence MAVTLHTDVGDIKIELFCERTPKTCENFLALCASNYYNGCVFHRNIKGFMVQTGDPLGTGKGGNSIWGKKFEDEFSEYLKHSVRGVVSMANNGPNTNGSQFFITYGKQPHLDMKYTVFGKVIDGLETLDELEKLPVNEKTYRPLNDVRIKDITIHANPFAL is encoded by the exons ATG GCTGTCACGCTGCATACTGATGTGGGAGATATTAAAATTGAACTGTTCTGTGAGCGTACTCCAAAGACCTGTGAA AATTTCCTGGCTCTTTGTGCTAGTAACTACTACAATGGATGCGTATTTCACCGAAATATAAAGGGCTTCATGGTTCAGACGGGGGATCCATTAG GCACTGGGAAAGGAGGTAACAGCATCTGGGGCAAGAAGTTTGAAGATGAATTCAGTGAATATCTAAAG CACAGTGTCCGTGGGGTAGTTTCCATGGCAAACAATGGTCCCAACACCAATGGATCACAGTTCTTCATCACTTATGGCAAACAGCCACACCTGGACATGAAGTACACAGTGTTTGGAAA AGTTATTGATGGTTTGGAGACCCTGGATGAGCTGGAGAAGCTGCCTGTGAATGAGAAAACCTATCGACCTCTAAATGATGTTCGCATCAAAGACATTACAATTCATGCCAACCCTTTTGCTCTGTAG
- the NIF3L1 gene encoding NIF3-like protein 1: MRLPLLRPPLHRVRALGRPPERALMNLRELVSALNDFASPSLAESWDNVGLLVEPSPPHTVNTLLLTNDLTEEVMEEAVQKKADLVLSYHPPIFTPLKRVTWKTWKERLVVRALENRIGIYSPHTAYDAVPHGVNNWLTKGLGACTSVPLHPSTAPSSPAEGTHRVEFCADAEHLDAVLSKIKGIPEISCLTTLPARVEGEEQTRVSLTCSQKALLEVVTLLSQNSLLYPKTEILLLQKPLLPHTGMGRLCTLSEPLSLSDIIQRVKAHLQLPHVRVALGAGRTLESPVKKAALCAGSGGSVLKGTEADLYLTGEMSHHDVLDAVANGISVILCEHSNTERGFLSELRDALAIYLQNKINIIVSEKDRDPLQVA; encoded by the exons ATGCGGCTGCCGCTGCTCCGCCCGCCTCTCCACCGCGTCCGTGCCTTGGGCCGCCCGCCCGAACGCGCCCTCATGAACCTCCGGGAGCTCGTTTCTGCCCTGAATGACTTCGCGTCCCCCTCTCTGGCTGAAAGCTGGGACAATGTAGGATTGCTGGTGGAACCAAGCCCTCCCCACACTGTGAACACCCTTTTGCTCACTAACGACCTCACTGAGGAGGTGATGGAAGAGGCAGTGCAGAAGAAAGCGGACCTCGTTCTTTCTTACCACCCTCCTATATTCACACCGCTCAAGCGAGTAACGTGGAAAACCTGGAAGGAACGTCTGGTGGTCCGAGCCCTGGAGAACAGAATCGGGATTTATTCTCCGCATACGGCGTACGATGCCGTACCTCACGGGGTTAATAACTGGCTAACAAAGGGACTCG GTGCCTGTACTTCTGTCCCACTGCATCCATCAACTGCACCAAGCTCTCCAGCTGAGGGCACTCACCGGGTCGAGTTCTGTGCAGATGCTGAGCATCTGGATGCAGTGCTGTCCAAAATCAAAGGCATCCCAGAGATCTCTTGTCTCACAACTCTTCCAGCTAG GGTTGAAGGTGAGGAGCAAACACGAGTCAGCCTGACCTGCTCTCAGAAAGCACTGCTGGAGGTGGTGACATTATTGTCCCAGAACAGCCTTCTTTACCCCAAGACCGAGATTCTCTTACTACAGAAG cctctccttccccatACTGGAATGGGGCGCCTGTGCACCCTGAGCGAGCCGCTCTCCTTGTCAGACATCATCCAGCGCGTCAAagctcacctgcagctcccGCACGTCCGCGTGgccctgggagcaggcaggacaCTTG AATCACCAGTTAAgaaagctgctctgtgtgctggttCTGGGGGCAGTGTCCTGAAGGGCACGGAAGCTGACCTCTATCTCACAG GAGAGATGTCCCACCATGATGTGCTGGATGCAGTTGCCAATGGGATAAGTGTTATTCTGTGTGAGCACAGTAACACTGAGCGAGGCTTCCTGTCAGAGCTGCGTGACGCACTTGCCATCTACCTGCAGAACAAAATCAACATCATTGTGTCTGAGAAAGACAGAGATCCTCTCCAGGTGGCATAG